The DNA region GACGCAAGATTTTCATTCTTGAAAGGGGGGTTCGATTCCCCCACGGGCTACAATTAAAAAAATAAACGAATTAAAAAAGATTAGTCGAGATGGCAAATCACAAATCATCACTGAAAAGAATCAGACAAGAAGAGACTAGAAGACTTCACAACAGATATTATGGCAAAACCATGAGAAACGCTGTTAGAAAGCTTCGTTCTACAACCGACAAAGCAGAAGCTGCTGCAATGTATCCGGGCGTAACCAAGATATTGGATAAGTTGGCTAAGACCAATGTAATCCATAAGAACAAAGCTAACAACTTGAAGTCAAAGTTGGCTCTCTACATTAATAAGCTAGGATAAGCTAATTAATATTATACAAAAGATATACAAGGAAAGTCGGACTTTTTAGTCCGACTTTTTTCCGCATCTGCACCTATCGCCCCACCCTGTTCCGGACACCTTCCGTAAGAAGCTAAAAAGCTGT from Bacteroides sp. MSB163 includes:
- the rpsT gene encoding 30S ribosomal protein S20, encoding MANHKSSLKRIRQEETRRLHNRYYGKTMRNAVRKLRSTTDKAEAAAMYPGVTKILDKLAKTNVIHKNKANNLKSKLALYINKLG